A region from the Curtobacterium sp. MCBA15_012 genome encodes:
- a CDS encoding PspA/IM30 family protein: MAKQTILGRISALIRANVNQLIDDAEDPQKMLDQLVRDYTNNIADAKTAIAQTIGNLRLLEQDHEEDKRAAVEWGQKAANASAAADKYRAEGKTADADKFDGLAKIAIGKQIAAEQEVKDNEGPLATQNEQVEKLKSGLAGMEQKLEQLRSKRDSLVARQRTAEAQSKVNDAVGNIDITDPTSDLARFEEKVRREEAKVLGQQELQASSLDAQFESLEDVGRDAEVEARLAALKNGGSSSI; the protein is encoded by the coding sequence ATGGCCAAGCAGACCATCCTCGGCCGGATCTCGGCGCTCATCCGGGCGAACGTGAACCAGCTCATCGACGACGCCGAGGACCCGCAGAAGATGCTGGACCAGCTCGTGCGGGACTACACCAACAACATCGCCGACGCGAAGACGGCGATCGCCCAGACCATCGGGAACCTCCGCCTGCTCGAGCAGGACCACGAGGAGGACAAGCGCGCCGCGGTCGAGTGGGGCCAGAAGGCCGCGAACGCCTCAGCGGCCGCCGACAAGTACCGCGCCGAGGGCAAGACCGCCGACGCCGACAAGTTCGACGGCCTCGCCAAGATCGCGATCGGCAAGCAGATCGCGGCCGAGCAGGAGGTCAAGGACAACGAGGGTCCCCTCGCGACGCAGAACGAGCAGGTCGAGAAGCTCAAGTCCGGCCTGGCCGGCATGGAGCAGAAGCTCGAGCAGCTCCGCAGCAAGCGCGACAGCCTCGTCGCGCGGCAGCGGACCGCCGAGGCCCAGTCCAAGGTCAACGACGCCGTCGGCAACATCGACATCACCGACCCGACGAGCGACCTCGCCCGGTTCGAGGAGAAGGTGCGGCGCGAGGAGGCCAAGGTCCTCGGGCAGCAGGAGCTGCAGGCGTCGAGCCTCGACGCGCAGTTCGAGAGCCTCGAGGACGTCGGCCGTGACGCCGAGGTCGAGGCTCGCCTGGCCGCACTGAAGAACGGCGGGTCGTCGTCGATCTGA
- a CDS encoding arginase family protein: MQFLVVGQWQGSASSRAMRLGDGAQAVAADLPRAATTTVDVPAGAGDRLETAVARYTSVRAVAGRVAEEVGVASEPVLVVGGDGASVLGATVLVRPGTAFVRIAGSTGYRALNRAQPVAAENAVLRLLVDRQDDLFPDLPTLDPTRVVLAGIRGTEDAESAALDRVGITHLDVDAATPDALAAAVAATGAESVFVHVDLDVLDPAEVDGLLEPVPFGVDAAALVELVQAATRGRRLVGAALTGFAPVDPDRAVDDLGVILRVVGALTTASRA; the protein is encoded by the coding sequence ATGCAGTTCCTCGTCGTCGGTCAGTGGCAGGGTTCGGCGTCGTCCCGGGCGATGCGCCTCGGTGACGGCGCCCAGGCCGTCGCAGCCGATCTCCCCCGCGCCGCCACCACCACGGTCGACGTCCCCGCCGGTGCGGGCGATCGTCTCGAGACCGCCGTCGCCCGCTACACGTCGGTCCGCGCGGTGGCGGGACGGGTCGCCGAGGAGGTCGGCGTCGCGAGCGAGCCGGTCCTCGTGGTCGGGGGCGACGGGGCGAGTGTCCTCGGTGCGACGGTCCTCGTCCGCCCCGGCACCGCGTTCGTCCGGATCGCCGGGTCGACCGGGTACCGCGCACTGAACCGGGCGCAGCCGGTCGCGGCCGAGAACGCCGTGCTCCGGTTGCTCGTGGACCGACAGGACGACCTCTTCCCCGACCTCCCGACCCTCGACCCGACGCGTGTGGTGCTCGCCGGCATCCGCGGCACCGAGGACGCCGAGTCCGCAGCGCTCGACCGCGTCGGGATCACCCACCTCGACGTCGACGCCGCGACGCCGGACGCCCTCGCCGCCGCGGTGGCAGCGACCGGGGCCGAGTCGGTGTTCGTGCACGTCGACCTCGACGTCCTGGACCCGGCCGAGGTCGACGGCCTGCTCGAGCCGGTGCCCTTCGGGGTCGACGCGGCCGCCCTGGTCGAACTCGTCCAGGCGGCGACCCGTGGTCGGCGGCTCGTCGGAGCGGCCCTGACCGGGTTCGCACCGGTCGACCCGGACCGTGCCGTGGACGACCTCGGCGTGATCCTGCGCGTGGTCGGCGCGCTGACGACGGCGTCCCGCGCGTAG
- a CDS encoding NAD(P)/FAD-dependent oxidoreductase, translating to MTDYDLIVIGAGAVGENVADYAHKRGLSVAVVEAELVGGECSYWACMPSKALLRSGHAVAAARRVDGAAQAVTGQLDAAKVLARRNSFTSDYQDDGQVAWLESADIALIRGHARITGEKTIEVAGETHTARAAVAVVTGSLHALPDVPGLADAKPWGTREGTSAQQVPESLLVIGGGVAGSELATAWASLGAKVTLVARHGLLGGMEPFAGELVADAMRGLGIDVRTGVNPTRVDRDEHGLVTTTLDDGTTVVTSEVLAATGRSPHTADLGLETVGLTPGDWLQVDDTMLVHGTDWLYAVGDANHRALLTHQGKYQARAAGEAIAARHQGRPVHTEPWGAHVATADHAAVPQVTFTDPEVASVGLTEEAARQQGIDVRAVEYDLGAVAGSALQADGYTGRAKMVVDESRGVVVGVTFVGQDVAEMLHAATIAVVGEVPVDRLWHAVPAYPTMNEIWLRLLETYGRPE from the coding sequence ATGACGGACTACGACCTCATCGTGATCGGAGCCGGCGCTGTCGGCGAGAACGTGGCGGACTACGCCCACAAGCGCGGGCTGTCCGTCGCGGTGGTCGAGGCCGAGCTCGTCGGCGGCGAGTGCTCGTACTGGGCGTGCATGCCGTCGAAGGCCCTCCTCCGCAGCGGTCATGCAGTCGCCGCAGCACGGCGTGTGGACGGCGCCGCCCAGGCGGTCACGGGCCAGCTCGACGCCGCGAAGGTGCTCGCTCGTCGCAACTCCTTCACCTCCGACTACCAGGACGACGGCCAGGTCGCCTGGCTCGAGTCGGCCGACATCGCGCTCATCCGCGGCCACGCGCGCATCACCGGCGAGAAGACGATCGAGGTCGCGGGCGAGACGCACACCGCACGTGCGGCCGTCGCCGTCGTCACCGGCTCCCTGCACGCGCTGCCGGACGTCCCGGGCCTCGCCGACGCGAAGCCGTGGGGCACCCGCGAGGGCACGAGTGCGCAGCAGGTGCCGGAGAGCCTCCTGGTCATCGGCGGCGGGGTCGCCGGCTCCGAGCTCGCGACCGCGTGGGCGTCGCTCGGCGCGAAGGTCACCCTCGTCGCCCGCCACGGCCTGCTCGGCGGGATGGAACCCTTCGCGGGCGAGCTCGTCGCCGACGCGATGCGCGGTCTGGGCATCGACGTCCGCACGGGCGTCAACCCCACCCGGGTCGACCGGGACGAGCACGGCCTCGTGACCACCACCCTCGACGACGGCACCACGGTCGTCACGAGCGAGGTGCTCGCGGCGACCGGTCGTTCCCCGCACACGGCCGACCTCGGCCTCGAGACCGTCGGGCTCACCCCTGGCGACTGGCTGCAGGTCGACGACACGATGCTCGTGCACGGCACCGACTGGCTGTACGCCGTGGGTGACGCGAACCACCGCGCACTCCTGACCCACCAGGGCAAGTACCAGGCCCGTGCCGCCGGCGAGGCGATCGCCGCCCGTCACCAGGGTCGTCCGGTCCACACCGAGCCGTGGGGCGCGCACGTCGCCACCGCCGACCACGCGGCCGTCCCGCAGGTGACGTTCACCGACCCCGAGGTCGCGAGCGTCGGCCTCACCGAGGAGGCCGCTCGACAGCAGGGCATCGACGTGCGTGCGGTCGAGTACGACCTCGGTGCCGTCGCCGGCTCCGCGCTGCAGGCCGACGGCTACACGGGCCGGGCGAAGATGGTCGTCGACGAGTCCCGCGGGGTCGTCGTCGGCGTCACGTTCGTCGGGCAGGACGTCGCCGAGATGCTCCACGCCGCCACGATCGCGGTCGTGGGCGAGGTCCCGGTCGACCGGCTGTGGCACGCCGTGCCCGCGTACCCGACCATGAACGAGATCTGGCTCCGCCTGCTCGAGACGTACGGCCGCCCGGAGTAG
- a CDS encoding Fe-S oxidoreductase yields MRNPFLDSPVSRAGWVVATAVGLAIGLPLSTGRVRVVDGLVVCSGLPRWVFRRGGTCVGSVYLTRDNDEDRVLRHERVHVEQWRRYGMAMPVLYWIAGRDPLRNRFEVEAGLEDGGYTG; encoded by the coding sequence GTGCGGAACCCGTTCCTCGACTCCCCGGTGTCGCGGGCCGGTTGGGTCGTCGCGACCGCGGTCGGTCTCGCGATCGGACTGCCGCTGTCGACCGGCCGCGTCCGGGTGGTCGACGGGTTGGTCGTCTGCTCGGGACTCCCCCGCTGGGTGTTCCGCCGCGGCGGCACCTGCGTCGGGTCGGTGTACCTGACGCGGGACAACGACGAGGACCGGGTCCTCCGCCACGAACGTGTGCACGTCGAGCAGTGGCGGCGGTACGGGATGGCGATGCCGGTCCTGTACTGGATCGCCGGGCGGGACCCGCTGCGGAACCGGTTCGAGGTCGAGGCAGGCCTCGAGGACGGCGGCTACACCGGCTGA
- a CDS encoding ABC transporter ATP-binding protein, protein MVVSGLDVDVPDGELTVVVGPNACGKSTLLKAFARTLTPTAGTVYLDGAPITSYRPKAVARRVGMLPQTPIAPEGITVRDLVSRGRFPHQDLLHPSSGSDRVAVQAALDQTDTAALADRSVGELSGGQRQRVWIAMVLAQETDIVLLDEPTTFLDIAHQYDVLELASTLHAAGRTVVAVLHDLNQAARYATHLVAMRAGEIVAQGKPGEVLTEALVEDVFGLPCIVVPDPETGTPLVVPRRRAA, encoded by the coding sequence GTGGTCGTCTCCGGGCTCGACGTCGACGTGCCGGACGGCGAGCTGACGGTCGTCGTCGGCCCGAACGCGTGCGGCAAGTCGACGCTGCTCAAGGCCTTCGCCCGCACGCTCACACCGACGGCGGGCACGGTGTACCTCGACGGCGCGCCGATCACGTCGTACCGCCCGAAGGCCGTCGCCCGTCGGGTCGGCATGCTCCCGCAGACACCGATCGCCCCCGAGGGCATCACCGTCCGCGACCTCGTCTCCCGCGGGCGGTTCCCGCACCAGGACCTGCTGCACCCGTCGTCCGGTTCGGACCGGGTCGCCGTGCAGGCAGCGCTCGACCAGACGGACACCGCGGCACTCGCGGACCGGAGCGTCGGCGAGCTGTCCGGTGGCCAGCGGCAGCGCGTGTGGATCGCGATGGTGCTCGCGCAGGAGACCGACATCGTCCTGCTCGACGAGCCGACGACCTTCCTCGACATCGCCCACCAGTACGACGTGCTCGAGCTGGCCTCGACGCTGCACGCGGCCGGGCGCACCGTGGTCGCCGTGCTGCACGACCTGAACCAGGCGGCGCGCTACGCGACGCACCTCGTGGCGATGCGGGCGGGCGAGATCGTGGCGCAGGGGAAGCCCGGGGAAGTCCTCACCGAGGCCCTCGTCGAGGACGTCTTCGGGCTGCCGTGCATCGTCGTCCCCGACCCGGAGACCGGCACGCCCCTGGTCGTCCCGCGGCGCCGCGCGGCCTGA
- a CDS encoding siderophore-interacting protein: MAARYRVFSVRVTAVSALTPHFVRVTLAGDALAEFSAVGLDQRIKVVLPIPGVGFTDLPDGEDWYAAWRALPDAVRNPLRTYTVRSFRPDARELDIDFVAHGDTGPASRWVSECRVGDELRIVGPAVPESPAELPGGAAEFAPGDAGRILLAGDETAAPAICAILEALDVTAVGHVFIEVPTDADRLPVSAPAGVEVRWVARNGAAHGVRMTDHVHAWASTVGRTAGAVVAAPGTAVSSTSSVSSTASVSSTASVDVLAALEADDRSDEQVLWDVPAPTAHRPVYAWIAGEAGCVKELRRHLVRSVGLDRKQVAFMGYWRRGKAEH; the protein is encoded by the coding sequence GTGGCAGCCCGGTACCGCGTCTTCTCCGTCCGCGTGACGGCCGTGTCCGCGCTGACCCCGCACTTCGTCCGGGTGACCCTGGCCGGTGACGCCCTCGCCGAGTTCTCCGCCGTGGGTCTCGACCAGCGGATCAAGGTCGTCCTGCCGATCCCGGGCGTCGGGTTCACCGACCTGCCCGACGGCGAGGACTGGTACGCCGCGTGGCGCGCGCTGCCCGACGCCGTGCGGAACCCGCTCCGCACCTACACGGTCCGCTCCTTCCGGCCCGACGCCCGCGAGCTCGACATCGACTTCGTCGCCCACGGTGACACCGGCCCCGCGTCGCGGTGGGTCTCGGAGTGCCGCGTCGGCGACGAGCTCCGGATCGTCGGACCGGCCGTGCCGGAGTCGCCCGCCGAGCTGCCGGGCGGTGCCGCCGAGTTCGCCCCGGGCGACGCCGGACGCATCCTGCTCGCGGGCGACGAGACCGCGGCGCCGGCGATCTGCGCGATCCTCGAGGCGCTCGACGTCACGGCGGTCGGGCACGTGTTCATCGAGGTCCCGACGGACGCCGACCGGCTGCCGGTCTCCGCGCCCGCCGGGGTCGAGGTGCGCTGGGTCGCCCGGAACGGTGCCGCGCACGGTGTCCGGATGACCGACCACGTGCACGCCTGGGCGTCCACGGTGGGACGGACCGCGGGGGCCGTCGTGGCTGCCCCGGGCACCGCGGTGTCCTCGACCAGCTCGGTGTCCTCGACCGCCTCGGTGTCCTCGACCGCTTCGGTCGACGTGCTCGCCGCACTCGAGGCGGACGACCGCTCCGACGAGCAGGTCCTCTGGGACGTGCCGGCCCCGACCGCCCACCGCCCGGTCTACGCCTGGATCGCGGGCGAGGCGGGGTGCGTCAAGGAGCTCCGTCGACACCTCGTGCGGAGCGTCGGACTGGACCGGAAGCAGGTGGCCTTCATGGGCTACTGGCGCCGCGGCAAGGCCGAGCACTGA
- a CDS encoding alpha/beta fold hydrolase — MHEHDDEFSDLAALAAASGVTEPLRASRQVVPTTDGRETAAIRWDTADGREARITYLHGLGIDAHSFDQTALAVGEPAVALDLPGHGRSSWRDDADYGAAVTAPDVLAALDALAVPPGIVVGHSLGAILAARLAALAPERVTGLVLVDMSPDFAQRAVDRIARALEDEPSFASLDEVVDRAVEARVGDDREVLRREARHTTRLGADGRLVRRHHFPHLPAGRTASVGRFADAWPDLEALRVPLLLVRGDRGYVSPKLHAGFAERLPHARIVTVTARHAVQNQAPLELAAAIRAWAEDSGLLHPDEEPSPDGTRRR; from the coding sequence GTGCACGAACACGACGACGAATTCTCGGACCTGGCCGCGCTGGCCGCCGCGAGCGGCGTGACGGAGCCGCTCCGCGCCTCCAGGCAGGTGGTCCCCACCACGGACGGACGCGAGACCGCCGCGATCCGCTGGGACACGGCGGACGGCCGGGAGGCACGGATCACCTACCTGCACGGGCTCGGCATCGACGCGCACAGCTTCGACCAGACCGCGCTCGCCGTCGGCGAGCCGGCGGTCGCGCTCGACCTGCCGGGGCACGGTCGGTCGTCCTGGCGGGACGACGCCGACTACGGCGCGGCCGTGACGGCGCCGGACGTGCTCGCGGCGCTCGACGCGCTCGCGGTGCCACCGGGCATCGTCGTCGGGCACTCGCTCGGCGCGATCCTCGCCGCGCGGCTGGCCGCGCTCGCGCCCGAGCGCGTCACCGGGCTCGTGCTCGTCGACATGTCGCCGGACTTCGCGCAGCGGGCCGTCGACCGGATCGCCCGCGCGCTCGAGGACGAGCCGTCGTTCGCGTCGCTCGACGAGGTCGTCGACCGCGCCGTCGAGGCCAGGGTCGGCGACGACCGGGAGGTGCTGCGGCGCGAGGCCCGGCACACCACCCGCCTCGGGGCCGACGGGCGCCTGGTCCGCCGCCACCACTTCCCGCACCTGCCCGCCGGCCGCACCGCGTCGGTCGGCCGGTTCGCGGACGCCTGGCCCGACCTCGAGGCCCTGCGCGTGCCGCTGCTGCTCGTGCGCGGCGACCGCGGCTACGTGTCCCCGAAGCTGCACGCGGGCTTCGCCGAGCGCCTGCCGCACGCGCGCATCGTCACGGTCACCGCCCGGCACGCGGTGCAGAACCAGGCACCCCTCGAACTGGCGGCGGCGATCCGGGCATGGGCGGAGGACTCGGGATTGTTGCACCCCGACGAAGAACCGTCCCCCGACGGCACCCGTCGCCGGTAA
- a CDS encoding ABC transporter substrate-binding protein, whose protein sequence is MSPLLPRPGRRAARVALVSTAVAVVSAIALTGCSGSSAERGGDDATVRVGLVLEPTSLDIRTTSGAALDQVLIDNVYQGLVGRSGSDGDIRDVLAAKHEVSADGLTYTFTLRDGTTFQDGKPVTAADVVWSLQQVKDDASYVDSAQLANVASIESPSADQVVLRLSKPDSDLLWNLTGRAGLVLEKAAKNDLSDSANGTGPYEVSSWKQGDALVFARNDDYWGTKAKVAKIEFRYITDGSAAVNAMAAGDLDVQTSVDGTLKSQLEGNGDIALHTGKTTDKYTLAFNDRKAPFTDVRVRKAIRQAIDPKALIKAIGGTGVPQGGPIPELDPGYQDLTDVDAYDPSAAKQLLSEAGATDLKLTLAYPNIYAATIGDVLKSQLADVGITLSVKRVDFATWLSQVFEQHDFDLSMVNHVESRDFGNWANPDYYFGYDNPQVQALYAQSVAATTEQAKDEALRAAAKIVSEDAAGEWLYTATAITAVRKGVTGVPYDGTNSRLDLSKLAVR, encoded by the coding sequence ATGAGTCCGCTCCTCCCCCGACCCGGTCGCCGCGCAGCACGCGTCGCCCTGGTCAGCACCGCGGTCGCCGTCGTGTCGGCCATCGCGTTGACCGGCTGCTCCGGCTCGTCCGCCGAGCGCGGTGGCGACGACGCCACCGTCCGCGTGGGGCTCGTGCTCGAGCCCACCAGCCTCGACATCCGCACCACCTCGGGTGCGGCGCTCGACCAGGTGCTCATCGACAACGTGTACCAGGGACTCGTCGGCCGGTCGGGCTCCGACGGGGACATCCGCGACGTGCTCGCCGCGAAGCACGAGGTCTCCGCCGACGGCCTGACGTACACGTTCACGCTGCGCGACGGCACGACGTTCCAGGACGGCAAGCCCGTCACCGCAGCCGACGTGGTGTGGTCGCTGCAGCAGGTGAAGGACGACGCGTCGTACGTCGACTCCGCGCAGCTCGCGAACGTCGCGTCGATCGAGTCGCCGTCCGCCGACCAGGTCGTGCTGCGCCTGTCGAAGCCGGACTCCGACCTGCTCTGGAACCTGACCGGCCGCGCCGGGCTCGTGCTCGAGAAGGCCGCGAAGAACGACCTGTCGGACTCGGCGAACGGCACGGGACCCTACGAGGTGTCGAGCTGGAAGCAGGGCGACGCGCTCGTCTTCGCCCGCAACGACGACTACTGGGGCACGAAGGCGAAGGTCGCGAAGATCGAGTTCCGGTACATCACCGACGGCTCGGCCGCGGTGAACGCGATGGCCGCCGGTGACCTGGACGTGCAGACGTCGGTCGACGGCACCCTGAAGAGCCAGCTCGAGGGCAACGGCGACATCGCGCTGCACACCGGGAAGACGACGGACAAGTACACGCTCGCGTTCAACGACCGTAAGGCACCCTTCACCGACGTGCGCGTCCGCAAGGCGATCCGCCAGGCGATCGACCCCAAGGCGCTCATCAAGGCGATCGGTGGCACCGGCGTGCCGCAGGGCGGCCCGATCCCCGAGCTCGACCCGGGCTACCAGGACCTGACCGACGTCGACGCGTACGACCCCTCCGCCGCGAAGCAGCTGCTCAGCGAGGCCGGGGCGACGGACCTCAAGCTCACGCTGGCGTACCCGAACATCTACGCGGCGACGATCGGCGACGTGCTGAAGTCGCAGCTCGCCGACGTCGGGATCACCCTGAGCGTCAAGCGCGTCGACTTCGCCACGTGGCTGTCGCAGGTGTTCGAGCAGCACGACTTCGACCTGTCGATGGTCAACCACGTCGAGTCCCGCGACTTCGGCAACTGGGCGAACCCGGACTACTACTTCGGGTACGACAACCCGCAGGTGCAGGCGCTGTACGCCCAGTCCGTCGCCGCCACCACCGAGCAGGCGAAGGACGAAGCACTCCGCGCAGCCGCGAAGATCGTCAGCGAGGACGCCGCCGGCGAGTGGCTGTACACCGCGACCGCGATCACGGCCGTCCGGAAGGGCGTGACCGGCGTGCCCTACGACGGCACGAACTCGCGCCTGGACCTGTCGAAGCTCGCGGTGCGGTGA
- a CDS encoding ABC transporter permease: MTRFLLGRLLLLVVGLFVASVIVFATLRVLPGDVAQVVAGTQSSPAQVEALRQQLGLGRPVVVQYADWIGGLFRGDLGRSLVTGGAVAPELAEKLSVTLPLAGMSLAAALVLGVPLGVLAAVLRRRAGGAVIAFVAQAVAAVPIVWAGLLLIALFAVTLHWLPPQGFPLDGWGEPGRAFAALVLPALTIGAVEGAVILRFTRSATLGVLDADHVRTAAAIGLSRTQALVRHGLPSVALTVLSVLGVQIAGLLVGAVVVEQLFSLPGVGRMLVTDVGRRDVTKVQSELLVLTGLVLLVGFAVDVLHRVLDPRQREAHE, translated from the coding sequence GTGACACGCTTCCTGCTCGGGCGGCTGCTGCTGCTCGTCGTCGGCCTGTTCGTGGCGAGCGTGATCGTCTTCGCCACGCTCCGGGTGCTGCCCGGCGACGTGGCACAGGTCGTCGCCGGCACGCAGTCGTCGCCCGCGCAGGTCGAGGCGCTCCGGCAGCAGCTCGGACTGGGTCGGCCGGTCGTCGTGCAGTACGCCGACTGGATCGGCGGACTGTTCCGCGGTGACCTCGGACGGTCGCTCGTGACCGGCGGCGCGGTCGCCCCGGAGCTCGCCGAGAAGCTGTCGGTGACGCTCCCGCTCGCCGGGATGTCGCTCGCCGCGGCGCTCGTGCTCGGCGTGCCGCTCGGGGTGCTCGCCGCGGTGCTCCGGCGCCGTGCGGGCGGGGCGGTCATCGCGTTCGTCGCGCAGGCCGTCGCCGCCGTGCCGATCGTGTGGGCCGGGCTGCTGCTCATCGCGCTGTTCGCCGTGACGCTGCACTGGCTCCCGCCGCAGGGCTTCCCGCTCGACGGCTGGGGCGAACCGGGCCGCGCGTTCGCCGCGCTCGTGCTCCCCGCGCTGACCATCGGTGCGGTCGAGGGCGCCGTGATCCTCCGCTTCACCCGCTCCGCGACGCTCGGTGTGCTCGACGCCGACCACGTCCGGACCGCGGCCGCGATCGGGCTCAGCCGGACGCAGGCCCTCGTGCGGCACGGACTGCCCTCGGTCGCGCTGACGGTGCTGTCCGTGCTCGGGGTCCAGATCGCCGGCCTGCTCGTCGGGGCCGTCGTGGTCGAGCAGCTGTTCTCGCTCCCCGGGGTGGGGCGCATGCTCGTCACCGACGTCGGACGGCGCGACGTCACGAAGGTGCAGTCCGAGCTCCTCGTGCTCACCGGGCTCGTGCTGCTCGTCGGCTTCGCGGTCGACGTCCTGCACCGCGTGCTCGACCCGCGACAGCGAGAGGCACACGAGTGA
- a CDS encoding ABC transporter permease, with protein sequence MIRRLLARPTGVFAVVVLGLLVVLALVSLVWTPQDPFRTDPFRQWSGPSAAHWFGTDASGRDIASYLLAGTRTTVLVAVGSGVIASVVGIVLTAVGSLTARWVREGTAVLLDILVAFPTLLTAMLLTAVFGGSLGVVVVSVGLSFGVTIARVARGEIRRIARSDFVVAARASGVGPLGVLTRHLVPNAAPLFTVQLSLAMATAVLAEAGLSYLGYGAGSDTASWGSMLADLQTYVGVHPWSAAWPGAAIALVVAALSLLGDAVRDATDPRLTTGDRVAGSGGGGRPDGPAGGGPARGSAGGATDAPTGGSAVHGTAGGAPGSDATTTPGVTA encoded by the coding sequence GTGATCCGCCGACTCCTCGCCCGCCCGACCGGCGTGTTCGCGGTCGTCGTGCTCGGGCTGCTCGTCGTCCTGGCGCTCGTCTCGCTGGTGTGGACGCCACAAGACCCGTTCCGCACCGACCCGTTCCGGCAGTGGTCGGGGCCGAGCGCCGCGCACTGGTTCGGGACGGACGCCTCCGGGCGGGACATCGCGAGCTACCTGCTCGCCGGGACCCGCACGACGGTGCTCGTCGCCGTCGGGTCGGGCGTCATCGCGAGCGTCGTCGGCATCGTGCTGACGGCGGTCGGTTCGCTCACGGCCCGCTGGGTCCGCGAGGGCACGGCGGTCCTGCTCGACATCCTCGTGGCGTTCCCGACCCTGCTGACGGCGATGCTGCTCACGGCGGTGTTCGGCGGGTCGCTCGGGGTCGTCGTCGTGAGCGTCGGGCTGTCGTTCGGCGTCACGATCGCCCGGGTCGCCCGCGGGGAGATCCGCCGCATCGCCCGGAGCGACTTCGTGGTCGCGGCGCGGGCCTCGGGCGTCGGACCCCTCGGCGTGCTCACCCGGCACCTCGTGCCGAATGCCGCGCCGCTGTTCACCGTGCAGCTGTCCCTCGCGATGGCCACCGCGGTGCTCGCCGAGGCGGGTCTGTCGTACCTGGGCTACGGCGCCGGGTCGGACACCGCCTCGTGGGGCAGCATGCTCGCCGACCTGCAGACCTACGTCGGGGTGCACCCGTGGAGCGCCGCTTGGCCGGGAGCGGCCATCGCGCTCGTGGTCGCGGCGCTGTCGCTGCTCGGCGACGCGGTGCGTGACGCCACCGACCCGCGCCTGACCACGGGCGACCGTGTGGCGGGCAGCGGGGGCGGTGGCCGTCCCGACGGCCCGGCCGGCGGTGGCCCGGCCCGCGGCAGCGCCGGTGGCGCGACCGACGCCCCGACCGGTGGGAGCGCCGTCCACGGCACCGCCGGTGGCGCGCCCGGCTCCGACGCCACGACCACCCCCGGAGTCACCGCATGA
- a CDS encoding ABC transporter ATP-binding protein, with the protein MTDHDRQPHPGTGPRDGTGPHDRTAPPTGPDQRAGLEVRGLTVRAAGRTLLDDVTFTVPPGRRVGVIGASGSGKSMTSLALMGLEPTGAEVTGSIRLDGRELVGLPDRERAGTRGSGIGMVFQEPGTALDPLRRVGAQVAEPLRLHRGLDRRSARTAAVALADAVGLPDPVSLLRQYPHQLSGGQRQRICIAMAMAGSPAYLVADEPTTALDVTTEARILDLFEHLSTERGTGMLFVTHDLAVLSRIADTAVVLDAGRVVEAGPVRTLLDAPRHPATVALVDAARATARRTP; encoded by the coding sequence ATGACCGACCACGACCGCCAGCCGCACCCCGGTACGGGACCCCGCGACGGGACGGGACCGCACGACCGGACCGCCCCGCCCACCGGGCCGGACCAGCGCGCCGGACTCGAGGTCCGCGGTCTCACGGTGCGGGCCGCGGGGCGGACGCTGCTCGACGACGTGACGTTCACCGTGCCTCCCGGCCGACGCGTCGGCGTCATCGGCGCCTCCGGCTCCGGCAAGTCGATGACCTCGCTCGCCCTGATGGGCCTCGAGCCCACCGGGGCCGAGGTGACCGGCAGCATCCGACTCGACGGACGCGAGCTCGTCGGCCTGCCGGACCGCGAGCGGGCCGGCACCCGCGGGTCCGGCATCGGCATGGTGTTCCAGGAGCCGGGCACGGCGCTCGACCCGCTACGGCGGGTCGGCGCGCAGGTCGCCGAGCCGCTGCGGCTGCACCGCGGCCTCGACCGCCGGTCGGCGCGCACCGCCGCGGTCGCCCTCGCCGACGCGGTCGGCCTGCCCGACCCGGTGTCGCTGCTGCGGCAGTACCCGCACCAGCTGTCGGGCGGACAGCGGCAGCGCATCTGCATCGCGATGGCGATGGCGGGCTCCCCCGCCTACCTCGTCGCCGACGAGCCGACCACCGCGCTCGACGTCACCACCGAGGCCCGCATCCTCGACCTGTTCGAGCACCTGTCGACCGAGCGCGGCACCGGCATGCTGTTCGTCACGCACGACCTGGCGGTGTTGTCCCGGATCGCCGACACCGCGGTCGTGCTCGACGCCGGCCGCGTCGTCGAGGCGGGTCCGGTGCGGACGCTGCTCGACGCGCCCCGGCACCCCGCGACGGTCGCGCTCGTCGACGCGGCCCGCGCGACCGCCAGGAGGACCCCGTGA